The segment ttactattattttgaattattttgtcTAAAATGACTGATTCTCATGATATTGTTTCTTTCCTTTTATGTTTCCAGGTGACACAATACATTCCTAAACTGAAGATTCCTTGACCGTTTCTGCCTTTACTTTGTATGGCAGCTCAGAGATTGAACTGAGAGAAAGACGATCAAACTATGTCAGATACATGGAGTCGGCAAAACGTGAATAAAAACGTTTCACTTCAGACCGGGGAAGAGTTCTCCATGGAGTTTCTCAAGGACCACACTCCTCCTCATCCTACTCATAACGATGTCCATACATTCGGTGACCTTTACTACCACAACCAGCCTGCCGGGTTTCATGACCTGAGGAGGATGGAATCAGAGTGTCATCCTTCTGATGCATATGACTTCGGACGTGACCCCACGCACATGCCTCAGTTCAACAACGCATGCTACAACAATCTTGGTGGTGAAAAAAAGGAAGCTATAACAACCAGGAAGGCTTTTGGTGAGATAAACTCAAACCAAGGATGTGTCGTCGTCACTGGGAAGTCTGCCCCTTCTGTGTTCTTACCGGAGCGTGTTCACTCCAACAACTACACCGgagacggaggaggaggagggttcGGTAAAGTTAAGTTTCTTTGCAGCTTTGGTGGGAAGATCATGCCGAGATCCAGCGATGAGAAGCTAAAATACGTTGGAGGAGAGACGCATATTGTTTCCATCCGCAAGAACCTTTCTTGGGAAGAACTCAAGAAGAAGACCTCAGCTATTTGCCACCAGTTGCATTCAATCAAGTATCAGCTTCCAGGTGATGAGCTTGACTCGTTAATATCTGTATCTTCGGATGAAGATCTTCAGAATATGATGGAAGAGTACAATGTACTAGAAAGGCCCGAGGGTTCACAAAGGCCAAGACTGTTCTTGATTCCTATTGGACAGCCTGAAAACAAGGCTCAGCAGATGAAAATCGCCGGTGATACAAGTTATCATGTAAACCATTTGGACCAGATGCTCCGGCTTGATACTAGTGCAATGCACTCGAATCAGCTTTTCGGTGGAGTTCAGTATAGCATGTCTGCTTATCCATCGCCTCCTATTTCTCCTTCACCGTTCATGCACAAGGATTGCTCTCAGTTCCATGGCGACAACTCGAGCTCCGAGAGCAATAACTCCTTCACTCTAGCTCAACCAGAGCCTTCAGTAAACTTTCAAACATACAAGCATGAGGCGGAGAACTCTTACGGGATTCAGTTCCAGAGTGGCTTCAACAAAACCCATGAAACTCCTCCCATTATCAGTCATGGTAATAACGGGAGAGGGTTCTACTGCGAGAAACCGTGCATACCTGAAGAACCTAAGGTCTCGTTTTCTGGTTCTACAAATTCAAATGACTCCTTCTTGGGAATACCGCACTCGTACTCAGACTCTACACTGGAGGTTAACGGTGGACATTCTAGTTACTTTTCACAAGAGAGACAGAGCCCATCTTCACCTTTGAACtttacaaagaaacaaacagaaGAAAAGCCAGTGCAGGAGCACAGGAACAACGATATATCTAGCCGTCGTACACAAAGTAACATACTCGATTTGACGTCCACTGACGGAGGAGGAAGGCCGGGACTATTCGGTGAAGACAAGACAATACATAGAGACACTTCTGATGTATGCAACAAtcattttgatgaaatttttctAAATCAAGATGGGAACAGTGGGAACGTTGTGGGGAGAAGGGTAATCCCTACAAATATGGAATCCAAGAACTTGCCAATCTATGGAAACCAGACCTCAGTGGTTAGTGTTGACCTATGGAAGCAAATAATGCAAGATAATGATCGTTTGATGGCTGGAACCTCATCTGGGAATCTGATCTCCTTGGAAGAAGGCATTGCAGATGACACCCCAAATCAGGAAAGAAGACTTAGTAAGACACCTTCTGATCTTATTCAAGAACCTGTAAATGAAGCTGCCAGGACAAGGAATTTGGAAGTTTCAGGGGTGCTGTTAAATAAGAGAGCGGACTCTGATGTGGATTTCTTGTTCAACATCTCTTCGGAATCAGCAAAGAGAGAAATTGTTCATGAGACAGGGCGCTTAGAACTTGATCCAACACAAAAGAATGTGAGTATTCCAAAAATATACAGTTATATTTGTCACCAGTACATAATTATAATAGTAATAACTGTCAATGACGTGCAGAGAGTACAAAGGGAAAGTGGTTCCGGCCATGTGAGAATCCAGAGCATGGATTTGAATCAGCCAGTGCCAGAGACAACAAATGAAACTTACAAGTTGAATATCCCATCTGTCCAAAGGCAAGATTCACTCACAACCACTCCACACACAAGGTTGGACAGCAGTGATGATACTCTCTTCCTCTCTGAGGTAGTGATTTTAATTGTTTGTAAACTTATAATTTAAGCTAAGAGATGGTCTTGTTCTCATTATTGTCACTTGTTGACAGGACGCTGAAGCTAATGTTGACGAGAAAAACAACAATTTTAATGACACACTCATAGTTGAAATGGAAGCCAGTGTGTATGGCTTGCAGGTACTCAAGCTTGTCACTTCAGAAAACTGAGTCATCCTTAATCACATCATGACTTTGTTATTCACCCATTTTAGTAAATCCCGCTTGGAAAATTGAAAAGCTAAGCTGAGGCATTCTGACTCCTTAAAATCTTATTTGACAGCTTCTACTGTTGTCTATTCTCTGAACAAGATTTAATACAGAAAATGATAATTATGTATGACATGCTTTAGgcattgatttttatttcttttacctATATCCTAAACCTTCAGATGATAAAGAACGCTGATCTTGAAGACCTAACAGAACTTGGATCGGGGACGTATGGAACTGTCTTCCATGGGAAATGGCGAGGAACTGATGTCGCAATAAAGAGAATAAGGAAAAGCTGCTTTGGAGGAAGATCATCAGAACGTGAACGCTTGGTTAGTCCTCAAGTCTTTTTGTGTattcattatctttttattgCTGGCATACACACACATACTATGGATTCTAGCTCTTCAACAAAATTGAGGATTAAGGTCAGTGTCATGGATTCTTTGCTGTCTTATCAGACCAAAGATTTCTGGAGGGAAGCACAGATACTCTCAAATCTTCATCACCCAAATGTTGTTGCATTCTATGGTATAGTCCCTGATGGAGCTGGAGGAACATTAGCGACTGTTACTGAGTTCATGGTGAATGGGTCACTAAGGCATGCTCTTGTCAAGAGAGACAGGTTGCTCGACGCTCGGAAAAAGATAATAATAGCAATGGATGCTGCTTTTGGCATGGAGTATTTGCACTTGAAGAACATTGTCCACTTTGATCTCAAATGTGAGAACTTGCTCGTCAATCTAAGGGATCCACAACGGCCTATATGCAAGGTAAACATAAATTTTGATGACAAACAATCTCATCCCGATTGAATCTTaagcatgaaaaaaaaatcttcaggTGGGAGATCTTGGCTTATCTAGAATCAAACGTAACACTTTGGTATCTGGGGGAGTGAGAGGAACACTTCCATGGATGGCACCAGAACTCTTGAACGGAAGCAGCACCCGGGTTTCAGAGAAAGTAAGAGAAAACCTAATTTAGATTCcattaaaaacacacacacagcTTATGTAACTCGGTGTGAACAGGTTGATGTATTTTCATATGGGATCTGCCTATGGGAGATTCTAACAGGAGAGGAGCCCTATGCAGATATGCATTGCGGAGCAATCATTGGTAAGTCAActcagttttgttttgttttttcgcTTTCCTCTTTGCTCAGCTGTTTTTCCCTCTTTGTAGGTGGGATAGTGAAGAACACGCTTCGGCCTCCCATACCGAAAACATGTTCTGCGGAATGGAAAAAGCTGATGGAACAATGCTGGGACATAGACCCGGATGCTCGTCCCGCCTTCACCGAGATAACAAGCAGACTTCGATCCATGTCAATGGAACTCGTCACTAAAAgcaagaaaagagaaaacaagcCCTGAAGACGACGTTATCTCATTCTGGTTTAAGTTCACATtctttcatatatttatctcattctgtacaaaaaaaaaacatatatgtaaatCTCGAAATTTGTCATGTAAATGTTATTGTGTCCAAAACATAAGGGGGATGGAGAAAGAGAGTTTGCAAGTGAAAAAGAAGAGACAATAAACTCAGTTTTGTTTTACACATCTTTGTATAAAAGTTGGTACTTTGGTATTCTCTCGGGAGGAAGCGGACAGTGAACAATCATCTTCCCTTTCATCGCTCCTCTGAATATTACCTACACACAAAACAGAGGATTTCAAATTCTAAATGAAGATCAAATATTTACAGAAActaatgaaatttaaaatttgtttttttttttacctcaaCGACATCAATAAAGTCTTGTTTCTCGTGGAATTTACCTACCCACTTGGTATGATCCGCAGTTCTGTAGAAAATTACCAAATCAgaatcaactttttttttaaaaaaagctTTGTAATTATTTGAAACAGAGAATGTACCCAGAATCAAGTTTCATGTGATGAgcgttgaagaagaagatggttgAAGGGAACAGAGTGATGTCGAAGTAGTTGACGTAAACCTGAACTTGGTCCGAATCAACGTCCACCAAAGCTACTGTACCGAACTTAGAGACATCTCTCGCCGATTTCTCGAGCTGCAAAAAAATtacgaaattagggtttttgggtgaagaaagagagagagacgaagaagaagaagatatcaaCGTACAATGTCATCAAGAAGGAGACAGTTTTCGTCGGAGAGACGGCCGAATCGAAGGACAAGGACTTTATCGATGGTGTTGTTGATGATCCGATCGATCTCTTCCTTCTTCGTTAGCGTTGGGAGTAGAATTGATTCCATCTTCTCCTCTCTTTCGATGATTCCGGGTTTGTCTCTTCAATCACCACAGCAGATATGCATAAACCCCAAACCGAATGGAAACGACTCcaacttctttctttctttctttttttttgtgtggtttTGATTCGGTTGAGGTCCAAACCGGTCGATAAGTTTTCAAAAATGATTTCGGTTGAGCTGATttggtttttactttttaggcttttcaacatattttataGACATTATTGTGAATtgatatttctatttaatacaCATTGTTTTTTCGTGTACTTGATATTTCCCTCTTTTGTTAATAGGAATTAGTGTTAAACATGTAAAACTGAGAGTAGAATTGAAGGGAATAATCATGTAAAACATATGGCCCCTGAAAATAAAATCTTCTAATGAACTGGTTAAATTTTGCTTGCGATATATGATATATCTGTATCTGTGAACAATTAAATAACACGTACTTGTGCGCGTAtcatatatatcaatatatgttTTTCAGCATTTTGGtctaaattttaattgaaaacTTCCGAGATTAATCTATCATGCAAAGCTTTACACAAAGATAAAGCATTAAAGAGTAAAAGAAAAGCAAAGCTGTCCATCTTTTCAGTGCCTCATTAATCCATTTGCTTATTTTGATCccaaaatttatgttttctgtTTAGGAAAACGGCACTATCTCCAAAACTTACCCccaaacataataatattttgccatggttttttatttatttcctttatcaataatttttaaatattcatgTCACTTCATATAAAAAAATGGAATAGAAATTTCATGTCACTTCAAGCCCAACATTATTATATAGATATCTAAAATGCGAGTTCTTTTCTAAAACGGCATTTAAAATTTCGCAAGGATCACTTTCAAGAATAATGCCAAGACTCCATAATCTAGATAGAAAAATATCGTTCCAAAGTCTTCACATTTATCTTTTAAATGAACATCTTACTTTCTGTCTCGCATCACATGCCATCATTGTAAAATAATTGTCATGAAATCGTTTTGGTTTCTTTTGGTTGGAGTGTAGCTAGTGAAGGCCTACGGTCCCCATAATTTccctaactttttttttcaatatgaCTGGTGATAGCTACACTACAAagcaaattaaatatatatgtcatTTTATTGACGACAAAGAAAACGTCCTTTAGTGGAGAGAAATATGTGTTTGCTCATGTTTCCTCCTCAAATAGTTCAATTAGTTAAGAAAAGTCTCCTTAGTTTTAATTCCTTAAACTACCTCTCTATGGCTCTGTTGGCGATATAGTTGAAGTCTTTTGTTGTGATGGCCCTGAAGATTTTCGAGTGTAGATATTTTTCAAAGAGCCAAAACCCATCAACGTTATAGTGACTTGATTATGATGAAAATGGGTGAACAGAAGTAGaaaaacaactttaaaaaaaatggaagatacattatattgtaaaaatatgtAGGCGAAAAAGTGAAAACGAAAGTAGATGAAAAAAGTAAAGATAAAAAGGCTTGACTAAAAAAAGGAGAGCGCGATCTGGGACCAATATTTCAGCTCCCCATGCCTTTCGCTAAATGATGAAGCAAATATGACTTATCGATATCATATCACCCATTTGGTGGCGTCCATACAAACTACCTTTACATATATACGCACGTCCGCTTGCATATAtctaatattatatgtttataatcTATGTATAATTTACTTCTGTTTGACtatttattattactttattaGTGAATGATGGCGTaaattcacattttttttgctaaaaaataattttacagtTCCGGATTCAATTCCACTCAGAACCAAACCTATTTTGTTTAGGtgatttaaatttatagatGAAATTGCAAATAGATCCATTTGGAGCGAGGAGAGGAATACATCGGGTCAAAGGCTGGATGCAGAGTCACGGGCCAGACGCGACATGATTTAGAGGGAGTGGGTCGAAGGCTCCTCCTGCCTGCAGTATTGTATACTTTGAATTAAAAATCTtccatttttttattcttaattgtatgggattttagatataaataaagatTTATAGGTCTTGCAGTGATTTATAAATGTCTTTGACAAAAAAGCAAAGATTTATAAGTTTTTGACCCGGATGCTTTTTCTAGATAGGCTTGCGGAAAACTCAAATTATATCATATATGACATGCTTACCTTTAAATTAGTCGGGTTGATCCAGACACCAgacatttattaattatagtATTTTTATGAATAACATATTACGGGTTTACACCCCAAAAAAGCATATTATGGTCACGATTGTTTTAAgcaacattttttatattattataacctagaaaacaaaatttgtcAACATTTATTGTTCGAATGTCAAATGCAGCATGGAGATTTGGACTTTTCACCGCCAAATGGTTCATCCGTCTATACAATCACCgaattcctttttattttttttggagatCAAATCCTTTTTCTAGACATAAATATTTCCGTATCCACACTATCTGAAAATAATGGAACTCGTGCGCTCGTCTCCTCTTATATCAAAAGGATCATCCCTATTGTTCGGGTTCATCTCAACCCTCTTTCCAAATCTCTGTATAGTGCTTGCTCACCTCTTAGTTTTCGCATTTCACATATACAGGTAGATTGGTAAGTTCTAATTGAGTATCTGAATGATACAAAACTAGAAAAAGATGGTAAGAGATATTCTCAAATGAAAAACTATAAAAGTACCTCATAAAATACTTTAAGGAATATGTGTCACCTTAACAGTGATTtacttatttttcataaaagctaaattacaaacaaattttaccaaaatattaataataatttgctgggagagaaaacaaaacaaaactcctttcaaatattttagcCGTAAGGGTGTTCTTATATATAACTCCAAATATATAAACacagaaaatattcaaaaatagaTCTAAACACTATAGCAAAGATGGCTACATACTATACTGATTTAAAATATGGTGAAAAATCCATGATATCTTGTGCATACAAAAGATAGTTGTATACAAAAATAGTCACCTAAGAAATTTCATTCACTATCCGGAATTGTTCTAATCATGAAAAGTCGAGGGTTCTTTTCTGAAAAATTActtttgttaaagaaaatgaactttaactttgtttatttacatctattctttagtttatgttactacaaatacttttattattttcagttttcaaATTGAGCAACCGACGGTATATATATTGTCAGCTGCAAATGTGAATATCATAATTCATAACAATGAGGaagaacaaaacataaaaataaatagaaattttaagcaaaaaaaaaaagaaacggaAAAAGAGGTGCAATATGACGCAAAAAACCACGACGTCCAATCGTTCTCAACGGCATCACTCCGAGAAAGCAAGGGACCCATGCAATCCACGTAACGGGGACATGCATAGTCTCTCCGTAATCGAATATTATTCTTTATTCATACAATCTAATCGAATATTTTATACGTTCATTTTTAATGGCAGACGAAAAAGACATCACCGGCTCGCTTCTTCCATACATTCACGCCACCGCCCTAATTTGCGCGCTGACTCTTATTCTTTCCGTGATATGTTATTAGGTAATGTATAAAAATACACTTTTACCTGAAAGAAGGTACAATAAGATTACATCTTTCTCAAAAATATGTACATGATTACacatttatgtatatataactataaatttttatatcaaCTATATAGTATATAAGTCGTAACACCATGCAAAAAGCCGTTGGGCTAGTTAGAGTTCCCTTTCTTTTCCTACCCACCATCATAACCGCCATAGTTAAACCAAAATATTACATCAGGTGGTATCCAATAATACTAGGGATTATTTCTATATTAGAAAATTTTCCATTTGAAACCAAGGTTTAATTTTGCTTCAACATTAGCTTCATCGTTTTTCTTCTAGTTGTGTCATTTCATTATATAGTGTCATTTCTTATCTATCTTCCATCAGAAATCgtgatgttttgtttgttttaatttttttttgtactaaACTAGTATCGGGATTACGTTCACACTACGATTAAACCAAAGTTCAATTTGTTTCTCTCCTATATTActttcttcattttttattcCTTGCTAATAATATTAATGATATTGGTTGGTTTGTACAGGGGACATACATTCGTAATTTGTCAATAAATATCATGTATAAGGTATAATTTGACTTCCAAACATAATGGGGAACTAAATAATGCATAATTTaatcaaaatgatttttttttctcttttactaGTATTGATGATACACGTTGTTATATAATTGGTGTTTGGTCAAGTtagtcaaaaataataattttcttgggaaaagaaaatataaaaatggaaatttcaaagaaaagaaagcaagaACCCTGCTTTCTTCTACCTCCTCTCCTTTCATTTATGTTATAACCTTTTCCTTTTGTCTAAGCTTTTAAGATTCGTTGGTAGTTACTTAATGACTCAATTACCATTACACGTTTTTTCCTGTTTCATGTGATTACTCGTTCTGCAATGGCATGCCTACCGACAATTTCAAGTCTTTTCAGGGGcttaaaagtaatatatttgaaaGGAAAAATCTGAACAAGTCTTGTCTCGCGTTATGCAAACCCTAGTCTGAATTCACCATATATGTCCATTCTCTCCGGGCGCAGCTTGCACAAAGGGTGCTTTGGTAAATTCACACCTCGTGACCATCTGCATTCAACTTTTTGGTTTGCTTTATTAATGAAATTCAAGAGTATGAAAGTTTGAGAACCTCTTTCTTccgttctttttttctttatctc is part of the Raphanus sativus cultivar WK10039 chromosome 5, ASM80110v3, whole genome shotgun sequence genome and harbors:
- the LOC108856320 gene encoding uncharacterized protein LOC108856320, giving the protein MSDTWSRQNVNKNVSLQTGEEFSMEFLKDHTPPHPTHNDVHTFGDLYYHNQPAGFHDLRRMESECHPSDAYDFGRDPTHMPQFNNACYNNLGGEKKEAITTRKAFGEINSNQGCVVVTGKSAPSVFLPERVHSNNYTGDGGGGGFGKVKFLCSFGGKIMPRSSDEKLKYVGGETHIVSIRKNLSWEELKKKTSAICHQLHSIKYQLPGDELDSLISVSSDEDLQNMMEEYNVLERPEGSQRPRLFLIPIGQPENKAQQMKIAGDTSYHVNHLDQMLRLDTSAMHSNQLFGGVQYSMSAYPSPPISPSPFMHKDCSQFHGDNSSSESNNSFTLAQPEPSVNFQTYKHEAENSYGIQFQSGFNKTHETPPIISHGNNGRGFYCEKPCIPEEPKVSFSGSTNSNDSFLGIPHSYSDSTLEVNGGHSSYFSQERQSPSSPLNFTKKQTEEKPVQEHRNNDISSRRTQSNILDLTSTDGGGRPGLFGEDKTIHRDTSDVCNNHFDEIFLNQDGNSGNVVGRRVIPTNMESKNLPIYGNQTSVVSVDLWKQIMQDNDRLMAGTSSGNLISLEEGIADDTPNQERRLSKTPSDLIQEPVNEAARTRNLEVSGVLLNKRADSDVDFLFNISSESAKREIVHETGRLELDPTQKNRVQRESGSGHVRIQSMDLNQPVPETTNETYKLNIPSVQRQDSLTTTPHTRLDSSDDTLFLSEDAEANVDEKNNNFNDTLIVEMEASVYGLQMIKNADLEDLTELGSGTYGTVFHGKWRGTDVAIKRIRKSCFGGRSSERERLTKDFWREAQILSNLHHPNVVAFYGIVPDGAGGTLATVTEFMVNGSLRHALVKRDRLLDARKKIIIAMDAAFGMEYLHLKNIVHFDLKCENLLVNLRDPQRPICKVGDLGLSRIKRNTLVSGGVRGTLPWMAPELLNGSSTRVSEKVDVFSYGICLWEILTGEEPYADMHCGAIIGGIVKNTLRPPIPKTCSAEWKKLMEQCWDIDPDARPAFTEITSRLRSMSMELVTKSKKRENKP
- the LOC108856319 gene encoding uncharacterized protein LOC108856319, encoding MESILLPTLTKKEEIDRIINNTIDKVLVLRFGRLSDENCLLLDDILEKSARDVSKFGTVALVDVDSDQVQVYVNYFDITLFPSTIFFFNAHHMKLDSGTADHTKWVGKFHEKQDFIDVVEVIFRGAMKGKMIVHCPLPPERIPKYQLLYKDV